In the Campylobacter lari genome, GGTGCAAGACGCTTACATACAGTAGTGGAAAAACTTTTAGAGGATATTAGTTTTGAAGCGGATGAATATGCAGGTAAAGTATATAAAATAGATGATTTTAAAGTGCAAGTTAAACTTGGAGATATCATAGAAAATAAAGATTTAGCTAGGTATATCTTGTGAAAAGTGGCTTTATAAGCATAGTGGGTAGAACTAATGCGGGAAAAAGTTCTATCCTAAATTCTTTATTAGAAGAAAAAGTGGCTATGGTTTCTCATAAGCAAAATGCCACAAGAAGAAAGATCAATGCGATTATAATGCATGAAAATCATCAGCTTATTTTTATAGATACACCAGGTTTGCATGCAAGCTCTAAGGCTATGAATCAGCTTATGATTGATTTGGCGATTAAAAGCATTGCAGATTGTGATGTGATTTTATTTGTAGCTAGTATTTATGATGATATTAAAGATTATGAAAATTTTTTAAGTTTAAACCCTAAAGTACCGCATATTGTATTAATCAATAAGGTTGATTTAGTAAAAAAAGAAGTTTTGCTTAAAAAATTAAGCGAGTATTCTCAGTTTAGCTCACATTTTAGTGCTATTATCCCCTATTCTGCAAAGCAAAAATTTTATAAAAAAATTCTTTTAGATGAGATGATTAAGTATTTGCCTGAACATCCGTATTATTTTGATCCTGAGTTTATTACTACAACAAATGAAAAGGACATTTATAGAGATTTTATCTTAGAAGCTATATATGAAAATTTAAGTGATGAAATTCCTTATAGTACTGAAGTCAAAATAGAAAAAATCAAAGAACTAGAGCAAATTTATTATATCAATGCCACTATCATTACAGATAGTAATTCTCACAAAGGAATGATACTAGGTAAAGATGGTACTACAATTAAGCGTATAGGTAAAGAAGCTAGGGTTAAAATAGAAAAATTAGCACAAAAAAAGGTAATGCTAAAATTATTCGTTCAACTTGAGAAAAATTGGCACAAAAACGAGCAAAACCTTAAGAAAATCCTTTATGATGAGTAAGAAAACAATTCTAAAAGATTTTCTTGCTTATGAAAAGCTTTTATATATTAAATTTGCAAATCCTATTAGTGAAGATGAAATTTTAAAAAAGAGTTTTGAAGAGCTTGGTCTTAAAGATGATTTTTCTTATAAGTTAAAGTATTTTCAAGATAAATCTTTTACTCAAGTATTTTTGTGCAAATATGAAGATATTCTAGATATTGATTATATAATCCCAGAACCCTTACTTTTTGAAGTGTATTTTAAAAATAATACAAATGGTGAAAATCTTGCATTATTGTTTAAGGAAAAATACATAGTTTTAGTGGAGTATTTGGGGTGTGATTTTCAAAATTGTAAAGTTATACCATTAAATGTTTATGGTAAAATATATGAAGAAAAATTAAAAAATACCTATAAGCACATTATAAGCATAGATGATACTCAAAATCTTAGCGGTTTTGATAAATTTAATAGTAATATTTTTTATCAAAAATTGTTAAAAAAATGCGATCAAGTCAAGATTAATTTTACCAACAAAGAAAAAATAAATCATTTGAAATCTTTTAG is a window encoding:
- the era gene encoding GTPase Era, with the protein product MKSGFISIVGRTNAGKSSILNSLLEEKVAMVSHKQNATRRKINAIIMHENHQLIFIDTPGLHASSKAMNQLMIDLAIKSIADCDVILFVASIYDDIKDYENFLSLNPKVPHIVLINKVDLVKKEVLLKKLSEYSQFSSHFSAIIPYSAKQKFYKKILLDEMIKYLPEHPYYFDPEFITTTNEKDIYRDFILEAIYENLSDEIPYSTEVKIEKIKELEQIYYINATIITDSNSHKGMILGKDGTTIKRIGKEARVKIEKLAQKKVMLKLFVQLEKNWHKNEQNLKKILYDE